Proteins from a genomic interval of Chionomys nivalis chromosome 7, mChiNiv1.1, whole genome shotgun sequence:
- the Vezf1 gene encoding vascular endothelial zinc finger 1: MEANWTAFLFQAHEASHHQQQAAQNSLLPLLSSAVEPPDQKPLLPIPITQKPQAAPETLKDAIGIKKEKPKTSFVCTYCSKAFRDSYHLRRHQSCHTGIKLVSRAKKTPTTVVPLISTIAGDSSRTSLVSTIAGILSTVTTSSSGTNPSSSASTTAMPVPQSVKKPSKPVKKNHACEMCGKAFRDVYHLNRHKLSHSDEKPFECPICNQRFKRKDRMTYHVRSHEGGITKPYTCSVCGKGFSRPDHLSCHVKHVHSTERPFKCQTCTAAFATKDRLRTHMVRHEGKVSCNICGKLLSAAYITSHLKTHGQSQSINCNTCKQGISKTCMSEETSNQKQQQQQQQQQQQQQQQQQHVTSWPGKQVETLRLWEEAVKARKKEAANLCQTSTAATTPVTLTTPFNITSSVSSGTMSNPVTVAAAMSMRSPVNVSSAVNITSPMNIGHPVTITSPLSMTSPLTLTTPVNLPTPVTAPVNIAHPVTITSPMNLPTPMTLAAPLNIAMRPVESMPFLPQALPTSPPW; the protein is encoded by the exons ATGGAGGCCAACTGGACCGCGTTCCTGTTCCAG GCCCATGAAGCCTCCCATCACCAACAGCAGGCAGCACAGAACAGCTTGCTGCCCCTCCTGAGTTCTGCTGTGGAGCCCCCTGATCAGAAACCGTTGCTTCCAATACCAATAACTCAGAAACCTCAGGCTGCACCAGAAACATTAAAGGATGCCATtgggattaaaaaagaaaaacccaaaacttCATTTGTGTGCACTTACTGCAGTAAAGCATTCAGGGACAGCTATCACCTGAGACGCCATCAGTCCTGCCACACAGGGATCAAGCTGGTGTCTCGGGCAAAGAAAACTCCCACCACGGTGGTTCCCCTTATCTCCACCATCGCTGGAGACAGCAGCCGAACTTCGTTGGTTTCAACTATTGCAGGCATCTTATCAACAGTCACTACATCTTCCTCGGGCACCAACCCCAGTAGCAGTGCCAGCACCACAGCAATGCCTGTGCCCCAGTCTGTCAAGAAACCCAGTAAGCCTGTCAAGAAGAACCATGCCTGTGAGATGTGTGGGAAGGCCTTCCGGGATGTGTACCACCTCAATCGGCACAAGCTTTCCCATTCGGACGAAAAGCCCTTTGAGTGTCCTATTTGTAATCAGCGCTTCAAGAGGAAGGACCGGATGACTTACCATGTGAGGTCTCATGAAGGAGGCATCACCAAACCCTATACTTGCAGTGTTTGTGGGAAAGGCTTCTCAAG GCCTGACCACCTAAGCTGTCATGTAAAACACGTGCATTCAACAGAAAGACCCTTCAAATGCCAA ACGTGCACTGCTGCCTTTGCCACCAAAGACAGACTACGGACACACATGGTGCGCCACGAAGGCAAAGTATCATGTAACATCTGTGGGAAGCTCTTGAGTGCAGCATACATCACCAGCCACTTAAAGACACATGGGCAGAGCCAAAGTATCAACTGTAATACGTGTAAACAAGGCATCAGCAAAA CATGCATGAGTGAAGAGACCAGCAAtcaaaagcagcaacaacaacagcaacaacagcagcagcagcaacaacaacaacaacaacatgtgACAAGctggccagggaagcaggtagagACACTGAGATTGTGGGAAGAAGCTgtcaaagcaagaaagaaag AAGCTGCCAACCTGTGCCAAACCTCCACGGCTGCTACGACACCTGTGACTCTCACTACTCCATTCAATATAACCTCCTCTGTGTCATCTGGGACTATGTCAAACCCAGTCACAGTGGCAGCTGCAATGAGCATGAGAAGTCCAGTAAATGTTTCAAGTGCAGTTAATATAACCAGCCCGATGAACATTGGGCATCCTGTAACTATAACCAGTCCATTATCCATGACCTCTCCTTTAACACTCACTACCCCAGTCAACCTCCCCACCCCTGTAACTGCCCCGGTGAATATAGCACACCCTGTCACCATCACATCGCCGATGAACCTGCCCACACCTATGACATTAGCTGCTCCCCTCAATATAGCAATGAGGCCTGTAGAAAGCATGCCTTTCTTGCCCCAAGCTTTGCCTACATCACCACCTTGGTAA